Proteins encoded in a region of the Spiribacter sp. 1M189 genome:
- the rpsT gene encoding 30S ribosomal protein S20, which yields MANIASARKRARQAEHRRRHNQARRSMMRTKLKQVTAAIEKGDKATAESAYNEAVPVLDRMATRGVIHKNKAARHKSRLAQQIKALA from the coding sequence TTGGCCAACATCGCCTCCGCCAGGAAACGCGCCCGTCAGGCCGAGCATCGGCGCCGTCACAATCAGGCCCGCCGGTCGATGATGCGCACCAAGCTCAAGCAGGTGACGGCCGCGATCGAAAAAGGCGACAAGGCTACTGCCGAGTCCGCCTACAACGAAGCTGTGCCGGTACTCGACCGGATGGCTACCCGCGGTGTCATCCACAAGAACAAGGCGGCGCGGCATAAAAGCCGGCTGGCCCAGCAGATCAAGGCCCTCGCCTGA
- the murJ gene encoding murein biosynthesis integral membrane protein MurJ, which produces MRKGLWQSVMTFGSWTMLSRVMGLVRDIVLGVVFGPSAATDAFFVAFKIPNFLRRLFAEGAFQQAFVPVLADARHAGGDAAVRALFGRVTGCLGLVLLAITVLAVLGSPGLVRVFAPGFIDQPEQLALATEMLRLTFPYLLLIALTAAAAAVLNTYDEFGPPAFAPVLLNLTLIAAAVWLAPRLETGVLALALAVPVAGALQLLLQLPFVWRRGALTWPWPDWHDPGVRRILRLMGPTLFSTSVQQINLLLDTILASFLVVGSISWLYWSDRLMEFPLGVFGIALGTVILPRLSADHAAASPAGFNATLDWALRLALVIILPATVGLVVLAGPLLATLFGYGAFGAADVQAASWSLMAYGLGLFGFVLVKVLVPGYFSRQDTRGPVRCAVIAMLVNMVLSVSLVWLMIDTGVAHAGLALATGLAAWVNAGLLYRGLRRAGVYRPLAGWRWLGSRVLAAALVLGLVLQWPARQPALWLEADVVGRVTALAGVIAIGMGVYFLTLWLLGVRPAQLREPRA; this is translated from the coding sequence TTGCGAAAGGGGCTTTGGCAGTCGGTGATGACCTTCGGCAGCTGGACCATGCTGTCGCGGGTGATGGGGCTGGTGCGGGATATCGTCCTGGGCGTGGTGTTCGGCCCCTCGGCGGCAACGGATGCCTTTTTCGTTGCCTTCAAGATTCCCAATTTTCTGCGCCGCCTGTTTGCCGAGGGGGCGTTCCAGCAGGCGTTTGTCCCGGTGCTGGCCGACGCCCGGCATGCCGGCGGCGATGCGGCGGTAAGGGCGCTGTTTGGCCGGGTAACCGGTTGTCTGGGGCTGGTGCTGCTGGCCATTACGGTGCTGGCGGTGCTCGGGTCGCCGGGCCTGGTGCGCGTATTCGCCCCCGGCTTTATCGATCAGCCCGAGCAGCTGGCGCTGGCCACGGAGATGCTGCGTCTGACTTTCCCCTACCTGCTGCTGATTGCCCTCACGGCGGCCGCTGCGGCCGTGCTCAATACCTATGACGAGTTCGGCCCGCCAGCCTTCGCGCCGGTACTCCTCAATCTCACCCTGATTGCCGCGGCGGTGTGGTTGGCGCCCCGCCTGGAGACCGGCGTGCTGGCCCTGGCGCTGGCGGTCCCCGTGGCCGGTGCACTGCAGTTGCTGCTGCAGCTGCCGTTCGTATGGCGACGCGGGGCGCTGACCTGGCCATGGCCGGACTGGCACGATCCCGGCGTGCGGCGCATCCTGCGATTGATGGGGCCGACCCTCTTCAGTACATCGGTGCAGCAGATCAATCTGCTGCTGGATACGATCCTGGCCTCCTTCCTGGTGGTGGGCTCGATCAGCTGGCTTTACTGGTCCGACCGGCTCATGGAGTTCCCCCTCGGCGTTTTCGGTATCGCCCTGGGGACCGTGATCCTGCCGCGACTCTCGGCTGACCATGCGGCGGCCAGCCCGGCGGGATTCAACGCCACGCTGGACTGGGCGCTGCGCCTGGCGTTGGTCATCATCCTTCCGGCTACGGTTGGCCTGGTCGTCCTTGCCGGACCGCTGCTGGCGACACTTTTCGGATACGGCGCATTCGGCGCAGCCGACGTGCAGGCGGCGAGCTGGAGCCTGATGGCCTATGGCCTGGGGTTGTTCGGCTTCGTGCTGGTCAAAGTGCTGGTGCCCGGCTATTTCTCCCGCCAGGACACGCGCGGGCCGGTGCGCTGCGCGGTCATCGCCATGCTGGTCAACATGGTCCTCAGCGTGTCCCTGGTCTGGTTGATGATCGACACCGGTGTGGCCCATGCCGGCCTTGCCCTGGCCACCGGTCTGGCGGCCTGGGTCAACGCCGGATTGCTCTATCGCGGGCTCCGCCGCGCCGGTGTCTACCGGCCGCTGGCGGGCTGGCGCTGGCTGGGGAGCCGGGTGCTGGCCGCCGCGCTCGTGCTGGGTCTGGTGCTGCAGTGGCCGGCGCGGCAGCCGGCGCTCTGGCTGGAAGCCGATGTCGTCGGGCGGGTCACGGCCCTGGCGGGCGTGATCGCCATCGGCATGGGGGTCTATTTCCTCACCCTGTGGCTGCTGGGGGTCCGCCCGGCACAGCTGCGCGAGCCCCGGGCGTGA
- the ribF gene encoding bifunctional riboflavin kinase/FAD synthetase — translation MELVRGAHNLHERHRPCVATIGNFDGIHRGHQAVIQSLHAAGRRLGLPTTVILFEPQPREFFMPDRAPGRILRLRDKLRVLRSLGVERTLCLRFDAHLAAEPAEDFIQRLLVDALDVRFLMVGDDFRFGHRRRGDFAMLQRAADTRGFELERMPTVSYGDARVSSTRIREALAQGDLHTAEVLLGRRLRISGRVVRGEALGRELGWPTANIRFGQHPPPMRGIFNVAVHGLGGIRPGVASLGTRPTVNGVETLLETYLLDFSGDLYGRTIDVEFLAWQRGEERFDGLEALKEQIAADVTAARAWFEDHGYLKANTAG, via the coding sequence ATGGAACTCGTCAGAGGCGCGCACAATCTGCATGAACGGCACCGGCCCTGCGTCGCCACCATCGGCAACTTCGACGGGATTCACCGGGGGCATCAGGCGGTTATCCAGTCCCTGCATGCCGCCGGGCGCCGGCTCGGCCTGCCGACCACGGTGATCCTTTTCGAGCCGCAGCCCCGTGAGTTTTTCATGCCGGACCGGGCGCCGGGGCGTATCCTGCGGCTGCGCGACAAGCTCCGCGTGCTGCGCTCTCTGGGCGTGGAGCGGACGCTGTGTCTGCGCTTCGATGCCCATCTGGCCGCCGAGCCGGCGGAAGATTTCATCCAGCGGTTGCTGGTGGATGCCCTGGATGTGCGTTTCCTGATGGTGGGCGATGACTTCCGCTTCGGTCATCGGCGTCGGGGGGACTTCGCCATGCTCCAGCGGGCCGCCGACACCCGAGGCTTCGAGCTCGAGCGGATGCCGACGGTGAGTTACGGCGATGCCCGTGTGAGCAGCACCCGCATCCGCGAGGCGCTGGCGCAGGGTGATCTGCATACCGCCGAAGTACTGCTCGGGCGCCGGCTGCGGATTTCCGGCCGGGTGGTCCGCGGCGAGGCGCTGGGACGTGAGCTGGGCTGGCCGACGGCCAATATCCGCTTCGGTCAGCATCCGCCACCGATGCGGGGGATCTTCAATGTCGCCGTCCATGGTCTCGGCGGGATCCGCCCCGGTGTGGCCAGTCTGGGTACCCGGCCCACGGTCAATGGTGTGGAGACGCTGCTGGAGACCTATCTGCTGGATTTCTCCGGCGATCTCTACGGCCGCACCATCGATGTCGAGTTCCTCGCCTGGCAGCGGGGCGAAGAGCGTTTCGACGGGCTTGAGGCCCTGAAAGAACAGATCGCCGCGGACGTGACCGCGGCCCGGGCGTGGTTCGAGGACCACGGCTATCTGAAGGCAAACACTGCAGGATGA
- the ileS gene encoding isoleucine--tRNA ligase, which translates to MSDYKDTLNLPKTAFPMRAGLAKSEPKRLARWREEGVYERLRAERDGRRRYILHDGPPYANGSIHIGHAVNKILKDIIVKSRSLDGLDAVYVPGWDCHGLPIEHKVEQTIGKAGEAVSPRAFRDACREFAAEQVAGQSEDFQRLGVLGDWAHPYLTMNPGTEANILRALGDIVRKGHLKRGYKPVHWCTDCGSALAEAEVEYEDHTSPAIDVRFQALDGEALARICGATVDAEDTPVSVLIWTTTPWTLPANQAVALHPELDYVLVSVEHGRELMLLAEALHESALARYGIEHYGIVGRCSGRHLEGLSLQHPFLDRHVPVILGEHVTTEAGTGAVHTAPGHGADDFVVGQRYNLPLENPVDDDGRFLNGEFQGQFVFDANRAIVERLEATRALVHHEPYPHSYPHCWRHKTPILFRATPQWFLNLEAGDVREKTLAALPGVDWFPDWGEERMAAMVRNRPEWCISRQRNWGVPIALFIDRETGEPHPDTDRLIEAVAERMEQDGIDAWFELDPVELLGDEAERYQKVTDILDVWFDSGTTHATVLRGRDDLEWPADLYLEGSDQYRGWFQSSLLTSMMINGEPPYRGVLTHGFTVDEQGRKMSKSRGNVIAPQEVMDALGADILRLWVASSDYTGEIAVSDDILKRTADAYRRLRNTARFLLANLAGFDPAVNALPPERMLALDRWAVDRARRLQQKLIDDAHRFDFHQLSQRVHHFCVLDMGGFYLDVIKDRQYTTQADSIARRSAQTAMWHIAEALVRWLMPVLSFTADEIWEHLPGERSGTALETEWYEGLFALDDELMDHEFWEEILALREVVAKRIERLRNDQVLGATLEAEVDLYCPEPLATRWGVLGDELRFLLITSAARVHPLEAADEHAESANLPDGTRFRFSVRPSRHDKCERCWHRREDVGADPEHPALCGRCVSNVIGDGEVRRFA; encoded by the coding sequence GTGAGCGATTACAAGGACACCCTCAATCTCCCGAAGACCGCATTCCCCATGCGTGCCGGCCTGGCGAAGAGTGAGCCGAAGCGGCTGGCGCGCTGGCGCGAGGAGGGGGTGTATGAGCGCCTGCGCGCCGAGCGCGACGGCCGCCGTCGCTACATCCTCCACGACGGCCCGCCCTACGCCAACGGCAGCATTCACATCGGCCATGCCGTCAATAAGATTCTCAAGGACATTATCGTCAAGAGCCGCAGCCTGGACGGCCTGGACGCGGTCTACGTGCCCGGCTGGGACTGTCATGGCCTGCCCATCGAGCACAAGGTCGAGCAGACCATCGGCAAGGCCGGCGAGGCCGTCTCACCACGGGCCTTCCGCGACGCCTGCCGTGAGTTCGCCGCCGAGCAGGTGGCCGGTCAGAGCGAGGATTTCCAGCGCCTGGGCGTGCTCGGTGACTGGGCTCATCCCTACCTGACGATGAACCCGGGGACCGAGGCGAATATCCTGCGCGCCCTCGGCGATATCGTGCGCAAGGGGCATCTCAAGCGTGGCTACAAGCCGGTTCACTGGTGCACCGATTGTGGGTCGGCGCTCGCCGAGGCGGAGGTGGAATACGAAGACCATACCTCGCCGGCGATCGATGTGCGCTTCCAGGCGCTGGATGGTGAGGCCCTGGCCCGGATCTGCGGGGCTACGGTCGATGCCGAGGATACGCCGGTATCGGTACTCATCTGGACCACCACGCCCTGGACGCTGCCTGCCAACCAGGCCGTGGCGCTGCATCCCGAGCTGGATTACGTGCTGGTCTCGGTCGAGCATGGCCGTGAGCTCATGCTCCTTGCCGAGGCGCTGCATGAGTCGGCGCTGGCCCGTTATGGCATCGAGCACTACGGCATTGTCGGCCGCTGCAGCGGACGGCATCTAGAAGGACTCAGCCTGCAGCATCCGTTTCTCGACCGCCATGTGCCCGTCATTCTGGGTGAGCACGTGACCACCGAGGCCGGCACCGGCGCGGTCCACACCGCTCCCGGGCATGGTGCCGACGACTTCGTCGTGGGGCAGCGCTACAACCTGCCGCTGGAGAACCCCGTGGACGATGACGGGCGGTTCCTGAACGGGGAGTTCCAGGGCCAGTTCGTGTTCGATGCCAACCGCGCGATCGTCGAGCGGCTGGAGGCCACGCGGGCGCTGGTTCATCACGAGCCTTACCCCCATAGCTATCCGCATTGCTGGCGGCACAAGACGCCGATCCTCTTCCGCGCCACACCGCAGTGGTTCCTCAACCTGGAAGCCGGCGACGTCCGCGAGAAGACCCTGGCGGCGCTGCCCGGCGTTGACTGGTTTCCCGACTGGGGTGAGGAGCGGATGGCCGCCATGGTCCGCAACCGGCCGGAGTGGTGTATCTCGCGACAGCGTAATTGGGGTGTGCCCATCGCGTTGTTCATCGACCGCGAGACCGGTGAACCGCATCCCGACACCGACCGATTGATCGAGGCCGTGGCCGAGCGCATGGAGCAGGACGGGATCGATGCCTGGTTCGAGCTCGACCCCGTGGAGCTGCTGGGCGACGAGGCCGAGCGCTATCAGAAGGTCACCGACATTCTTGATGTCTGGTTTGATTCCGGTACCACGCATGCCACGGTGCTGCGTGGGCGTGATGATCTGGAATGGCCGGCGGACCTCTACCTCGAGGGCAGCGACCAGTACCGGGGCTGGTTCCAGTCATCGCTGCTCACCTCGATGATGATCAATGGCGAGCCGCCTTACCGCGGTGTGCTCACCCACGGCTTCACCGTCGACGAGCAGGGACGCAAGATGTCGAAGTCGCGGGGTAATGTGATTGCGCCGCAGGAGGTGATGGACGCCCTGGGTGCCGACATCCTGCGCCTATGGGTGGCTTCCTCCGACTACACCGGCGAGATCGCCGTCTCGGACGACATCCTCAAGCGCACCGCGGATGCCTACCGGCGGCTTCGTAACACCGCGCGCTTCCTGCTCGCCAATCTGGCCGGCTTTGACCCGGCTGTGAATGCCCTGCCGCCGGAGCGCATGCTGGCACTCGATCGCTGGGCGGTCGATCGGGCGCGGCGGCTGCAGCAGAAGCTCATCGACGATGCGCACCGGTTTGACTTCCACCAGCTCTCGCAGCGGGTGCATCACTTCTGTGTGCTCGACATGGGCGGCTTCTATCTGGACGTGATCAAGGATCGCCAGTACACCACCCAGGCCGACAGCATCGCCCGCCGTTCCGCCCAGACCGCCATGTGGCATATCGCCGAGGCGCTGGTGCGCTGGCTGATGCCGGTGCTGTCGTTCACCGCCGACGAGATCTGGGAGCATCTGCCCGGGGAGCGAAGCGGCACGGCGCTGGAGACGGAGTGGTACGAGGGGCTGTTCGCGCTCGATGATGAGCTCATGGACCATGAATTCTGGGAGGAAATCCTGGCCCTGCGCGAAGTGGTCGCCAAGCGCATCGAACGGTTGCGCAATGACCAGGTGCTGGGCGCCACGCTGGAGGCAGAGGTTGATCTCTACTGCCCCGAGCCGCTGGCCACCCGCTGGGGCGTGCTCGGGGACGAGCTACGCTTTCTGCTGATCACCTCGGCGGCACGGGTGCATCCGCTGGAGGCCGCCGATGAGCATGCGGAATCCGCGAATCTGCCCGATGGCACCCGCTTTCGCTTCAGCGTGCGGCCCAGCCGCCATGACAAGTGCGAGCGCTGCTGGCACCGCCGCGAGGATGTGGGCGCTGACCCGGAACATCCTGCGCTTTGTGGTCGCTGCGTCAGCAACGTCATCGGTGATGGCGAAGTGCGGCGCTTTGCCTGA
- the lspA gene encoding signal peptidase II — translation MPVRPVARSGLPLGVATAVVVLVADQLTKWMALSALEPYQPVSLLPVLNLTLAFNAGAAFSFLADGGGWQRWLLSGVAVAVGVYLLIWLRGLDAGKRLEVIGLGLILGGAVGNLVDRLRLGGVIDFIDVHVGGWHWPAFNVADSAITLGVVAVLVTAWRDWRRGR, via the coding sequence ATGCCAGTGAGACCTGTTGCCCGCAGCGGTCTGCCGCTGGGGGTCGCGACCGCGGTGGTGGTGCTGGTCGCCGACCAGCTCACCAAGTGGATGGCGTTGTCTGCGCTGGAACCCTATCAGCCCGTGTCACTGTTGCCGGTTCTGAACCTGACGCTGGCCTTTAACGCCGGCGCTGCGTTCAGCTTCCTCGCCGACGGCGGCGGTTGGCAACGCTGGTTACTCAGTGGTGTGGCGGTTGCCGTGGGGGTCTATCTGCTGATCTGGCTGCGGGGCCTCGACGCCGGGAAACGGCTGGAGGTGATCGGCCTGGGGCTGATACTGGGCGGTGCGGTGGGCAATCTGGTCGACCGGCTTCGCCTCGGTGGCGTGATCGACTTCATCGACGTGCACGTCGGTGGCTGGCACTGGCCGGCGTTCAACGTGGCGGACAGCGCCATCACGCTGGGCGTCGTCGCGGTCCTCGTCACGGCCTGGCGGGACTGGCGCCGCGGCCGCTGA
- the ispH gene encoding 4-hydroxy-3-methylbut-2-enyl diphosphate reductase, with product MQEIRLANPRGFCAGVDRAISIVEQALEAFGRPIYVRHEVVHNRTVVDELRDKGAIFVEELDGVPAGSTLIFSAHGVSQSVRDEAVERGLHVFDATCPLVTKVHMEVRKHARQGREVILIGHDGHPEVEGTLGQYVGEGADQAGIYLVETPEDAQRLSVHNENDLAFVTQTTLSMDDTASVIEALQARFPAIQGPRKDDICYATQNRQDAVRELAGEVDVMIVVGSANSSNTRRLTELAGRMNVPAHQIDRAAELQRDWVSDAARIGVTAGASAPESLVQEVIDELVSWGAQRPDTGGSYTEDVVFSMPRDLLRAIPKRGKIKTVVD from the coding sequence ATGCAGGAAATCAGACTCGCCAACCCCCGCGGATTCTGTGCCGGCGTCGACCGGGCCATCAGCATTGTCGAGCAGGCGCTGGAGGCATTCGGCCGGCCGATCTATGTCCGCCATGAGGTGGTTCACAACCGCACGGTGGTTGATGAGCTGCGTGACAAGGGCGCTATCTTCGTCGAGGAGCTGGACGGCGTTCCCGCCGGATCGACCCTGATCTTCTCGGCGCATGGCGTCTCCCAGTCGGTGCGGGACGAGGCCGTGGAGCGTGGGCTGCATGTCTTCGATGCCACCTGCCCGCTGGTCACGAAAGTGCATATGGAGGTCCGCAAGCATGCCCGGCAGGGGCGCGAAGTCATCCTGATCGGTCATGACGGGCATCCCGAAGTGGAGGGCACCCTCGGCCAGTACGTCGGCGAAGGGGCGGACCAGGCGGGCATCTATCTGGTGGAGACGCCTGAGGACGCCCAGCGCCTGAGTGTGCACAACGAAAACGATCTCGCCTTCGTCACTCAGACCACCCTGTCCATGGATGACACGGCATCAGTTATCGAGGCGCTGCAGGCGCGTTTCCCGGCCATCCAGGGACCGCGCAAGGACGACATCTGCTACGCCACACAGAATCGGCAGGACGCCGTGCGCGAGCTGGCGGGCGAGGTCGACGTCATGATCGTGGTCGGCTCCGCCAACAGCTCCAATACGCGGCGGCTCACCGAGCTGGCCGGGCGTATGAACGTGCCGGCCCATCAGATCGACCGCGCCGCGGAGTTGCAGCGTGACTGGGTCTCCGATGCTGCGCGCATCGGTGTGACTGCCGGTGCATCGGCCCCCGAATCGCTGGTCCAGGAGGTGATCGATGAGCTTGTCTCCTGGGGTGCTCAGCGTCCCGATACCGGCGGCAGTTATACCGAAGACGTCGTTTTCTCCATGCCCCGTGATCTGTTACGAGCCATCCCCAAACGCGGCAAGATCAAGACGGTCGTCGACTGA
- a CDS encoding GspH/FimT family pseudopilin, translated as MRSERGASLPGLMLTLTLAAILATLATPVFSGLAADARLQAGTERLYMAFWYARSEAIMRGRTVVVAARDGDWGSGWETFIDTSQDGRRQRSETLLRRSERPGRGLSVQANAGIGSAVHYHADGRTRRPSGSLQMGTVVLCHGAEDDPDRRGQGVIINSAGRPRITGDPRRMDSGMC; from the coding sequence ATGCGAAGTGAACGGGGCGCGAGTCTGCCAGGCCTCATGCTGACACTGACGCTGGCGGCGATACTGGCCACGCTGGCCACACCGGTGTTCTCCGGTCTGGCCGCGGATGCGCGCTTGCAGGCCGGGACCGAACGGCTCTACATGGCCTTCTGGTATGCCCGCAGCGAGGCCATCATGCGCGGTCGCACCGTCGTGGTGGCAGCCCGGGACGGGGATTGGGGATCAGGCTGGGAGACATTCATCGACACCAGCCAGGACGGGCGCCGTCAGCGCAGCGAGACCCTTCTGCGCCGGTCGGAACGCCCGGGCCGGGGCCTTTCCGTACAGGCGAACGCCGGCATCGGGAGTGCCGTTCACTATCATGCGGACGGCCGGACGCGGCGGCCAAGCGGCAGTTTGCAGATGGGAACGGTGGTTCTCTGTCACGGCGCAGAAGATGACCCGGACCGGCGCGGCCAGGGGGTCATCATCAATTCAGCGGGCCGCCCGCGGATCACCGGCGATCCGCGGCGCATGGATAGCGGGATGTGCTGA
- a CDS encoding type IV pilin protein, with protein MQRWMGFTLLEMLVVLTIIAILATLAVPGYLQPVERVRGVQAGACLLEIAGRLERHRLRQGSYAGFAPMQSGAACIQSLSQAYVFEAGVPGEADWVDVTADPVAWQLRARRRSDPASAATAAPACMALVYRDNGRRGVIAATGGPVLTDTASIRACWR; from the coding sequence ATGCAGAGATGGATGGGCTTCACCTTGCTGGAGATGCTGGTCGTGCTGACGATCATCGCCATTCTGGCGACATTGGCGGTGCCGGGCTATCTGCAGCCCGTCGAGCGGGTTCGCGGCGTGCAGGCCGGGGCCTGTCTGCTCGAGATCGCCGGCCGGCTCGAGCGGCATCGACTGCGCCAGGGCAGTTATGCCGGTTTTGCGCCGATGCAATCCGGTGCGGCCTGTATCCAGTCTCTCTCGCAGGCCTATGTGTTCGAGGCGGGAGTGCCTGGCGAGGCGGACTGGGTCGATGTCACGGCCGATCCGGTTGCCTGGCAGCTACGCGCCAGGCGGCGCAGCGATCCGGCATCCGCTGCGACCGCCGCTCCAGCCTGCATGGCCCTGGTCTATCGGGATAACGGTCGGCGCGGCGTGATAGCGGCGACGGGCGGCCCGGTATTGACCGATACGGCGTCGATCCGCGCCTGCTGGCGCTAG
- a CDS encoding tyrosine-type recombinase/integrase, protein MPVFRKGSVWYARVELGGRRVERSAGKGAKRQDAVRLETKIRQDLIKSRLGEKPEFTIAEAMSAHIDEGVAKDTIGHIRAMLPYIEGRLLKDAHIVAREIRVDMLAKGLAPATVVRRLAVLRAVANKAYKEWEWLDDPVGQRIKMPKVQNERHVYLEPAQVRELAEACPHPDVGKMILVAAYTGLRKGELLRVNEGEAVCRDGLLMLDAKTKTGKPRVIPVPEEVEAIVAEMPLPVSAQILKTNWQKATMACGMEDVRWHDLRHTYASWLVQAKVPLRTVQELMGHTTMAMTQRYSHLADDHLREAVEMMRRSQASVQNRGSSA, encoded by the coding sequence GTGCCCGTCTTCAGAAAAGGAAGCGTTTGGTATGCCCGTGTCGAGCTCGGTGGACGGCGGGTGGAGCGATCTGCTGGCAAAGGTGCAAAGCGGCAAGACGCGGTAAGGCTGGAGACCAAAATCCGGCAAGACCTCATCAAGTCTCGTCTGGGCGAGAAGCCCGAGTTCACGATCGCCGAGGCCATGAGCGCCCACATCGACGAGGGTGTAGCGAAAGACACCATCGGGCATATCCGCGCCATGCTGCCCTACATTGAGGGCAGGCTCCTCAAGGATGCCCATATCGTGGCCCGTGAAATCCGTGTCGATATGCTCGCCAAAGGCCTTGCTCCGGCCACGGTCGTCCGACGCCTTGCCGTACTGAGAGCAGTCGCCAACAAAGCCTACAAGGAATGGGAGTGGCTCGATGACCCAGTCGGTCAACGCATCAAGATGCCCAAGGTTCAGAACGAGCGCCACGTCTACCTAGAGCCTGCTCAGGTGCGTGAACTCGCCGAGGCCTGTCCCCACCCCGATGTCGGCAAGATGATCCTTGTGGCGGCCTATACGGGCCTCAGGAAAGGCGAACTGCTGCGCGTGAACGAGGGCGAGGCTGTCTGCCGTGACGGCCTGCTCATGCTTGATGCGAAGACGAAGACCGGCAAGCCTCGGGTGATCCCGGTTCCTGAAGAGGTCGAGGCAATCGTCGCGGAGATGCCACTGCCGGTGTCAGCCCAGATTCTCAAGACGAATTGGCAGAAGGCGACCATGGCCTGCGGGATGGAGGACGTTCGGTGGCATGACCTACGCCATACCTACGCCAGTTGGCTGGTGCAAGCCAAGGTGCCGCTCCGCACGGTGCAGGAGTTGATGGGCCATACCACGATGGCGATGACCCAACGCTACAGCCACCTCGCCGACGATCACCTGCGCGAGGCCGTGGAAATGATGCGCCGGTCGCAAGCATCGGTGCAGAATCGGGGCAGTTCCGCGTAA
- a CDS encoding helix-turn-helix domain-containing protein, with the protein MLLKTTEAAEQLRVSPRQIRRLVDSGQLRVVRLGVSSKADRIHPDDLKDFVDSQRRAGRQCPSSEKEAFGMPVSSSVDGGWSDLLAKVQSGKTR; encoded by the coding sequence ATGCTTCTAAAGACCACCGAAGCCGCAGAGCAACTCCGCGTTTCGCCCCGTCAGATCCGGCGGCTTGTGGACAGCGGGCAGCTGCGCGTAGTAAGACTCGGGGTCTCATCCAAGGCCGACAGAATTCACCCTGACGACCTCAAGGACTTTGTCGACTCGCAACGGAGGGCCGGACGCCAGTGCCCGTCTTCAGAAAAGGAAGCGTTTGGTATGCCCGTGTCGAGCTCGGTGGACGGCGGGTGGAGCGATCTGCTGGCAAAGGTGCAAAGCGGCAAGACGCGGTAA
- a CDS encoding LuxR family transcriptional regulator — protein MEKSKSALAGQRTLDNFPLVPDEPQVNLISEDSAQSRLFIAQLERQCSFSVTLLPPGAVDFAGCILAPSLLVVDLLAWACPGEQAADGGKGLNIAVHDLPVVFLNAPAPLAAQSDHAILPVSASFSAICAAIAAELGQSPPCGSTQSDDTVLDALTAGERRVLELLKYGLTNQRLADELHKSTHTIKSHLYSIYQKLECRNRAEAALIAARAFP, from the coding sequence ATGGAGAAGAGCAAGTCCGCACTCGCGGGTCAGAGAACTCTCGATAACTTCCCACTCGTCCCCGATGAACCACAAGTAAATTTGATCAGTGAGGACTCGGCGCAATCGCGTTTATTCATAGCGCAACTGGAGAGGCAGTGCTCATTCAGCGTGACGCTGCTGCCGCCCGGTGCTGTTGATTTCGCAGGGTGCATCCTCGCGCCGTCTTTGCTCGTAGTGGACTTACTGGCTTGGGCTTGCCCGGGCGAGCAGGCCGCTGATGGAGGCAAAGGACTAAACATCGCCGTTCATGATTTGCCCGTTGTTTTTCTGAATGCTCCAGCGCCGTTGGCTGCGCAGTCGGATCACGCGATCCTGCCGGTTTCAGCGTCCTTCAGCGCAATCTGCGCTGCGATCGCGGCAGAGCTCGGCCAGTCGCCGCCGTGCGGTTCGACACAGTCTGACGACACTGTTCTGGATGCACTGACTGCGGGCGAGAGGCGTGTCCTCGAATTACTGAAATATGGCCTGACCAACCAGCGCCTCGCAGATGAGCTGCATAAAAGCACCCATACAATCAAGTCGCACCTTTATTCGATATACCAGAAGCTCGAGTGTCGGAACCGGGCGGAAGCAGCCCTTATCGCGGCCCGCGCGTTCCCCTAG